acacgcggcgccaaccggagatttcagaaaccccaacctgcaaaaaaacagcattctacacattccaaactcatccaatccataccagtacgaacctagggaagtggaatgcacaaacaacacaaaatacacctcataatacaccaattatgcatcaattgagatcataagAACACagacatcatggattcaaacatagagatcaaacatcatacaatttgacttaatccctaaacctatcatatgactcaatcgacccgaactctacatctattcagtattatcaacccctaacccaataatagatgataatcagacaagtccccccttaccttagccaaattcttgatccttggtctctcctcttcagttctccttcacgttcctcgttcccaaaacttatgttctttcacgttctttcttttccccaatcctttattattttatgaaaataataatattaaggttAGTAAAAACTTTATTATATCACACCCCCTTCTTTACTATTTCCTTACAGTGGCCCAATTGctataaaccattattttccataaaattcttaataattctaattattaatttcaatattctaattaaattaatattaaaattatacgggcgttacacaaCTCATTAGCAATGTGTGGTATTAGTATGAATAAGCGGATATAAAGTATGTGAATTGATCATTTAATGGTCATACCTGGGGTGAATCCTATATTTTTGGAGTGGTTGAACTCACTTTTTCTCCATAGAGTTTCTACTTCTACTAAAGTGATCTCTAAGATTATTAGTGGATAAGCATGATTTTGTTAGTGTAATTGATTTTGAGATAGATGACGACacatattttctttgaatattctCCATGGAGTTTATAAGAAATTTATGTGCCAAGTTAGGTACTTGTTGGATATTTTCAGACATCTTGTCGTCTTTGCTCCACCTATGATCACTTTAGCTCAGATAAATCAGAGATATGTTGAGTACATGGACCATAATTTGTGTGTTAAGGATCGAGGTGCTCAAATCTTATATGGTAGGGAAACTATACAAGGACATGTGTGGTATCACATGCCTACATTATAGAAAGAGCAAAAAGACAACCACATATACCAGTTGAGGAGAAATCCCTTGTAGAGGATACGACAGTAGATAAGAGTGGCACTGCGAATGGTCTTGTTCCTTCTTTCGAGTTCCTATCTTGTGGGATTGTATAGGAGGACATTGATGTGCAAGTCGTTATTCAACAGATTTTGAAGGAAGGCAATATTGTAAGATGCATTAGTTTTCATGCGATGCGATaggatatattatttataattattttctatGTTGTATTTTGTGTATCACATTATCACATCTTCTCCTTGAaatgttatatttatttatttatttttgagatttttgtttttaatgttattttatattgttgtttgtgTTGATGTAATTTAAAGGGTCgcaacaataataaaaacatggATGATGTTCCTCTAAAAGACAATtttgaattttagaattttaaaccATGAGGAGATTGTCATTTAGATTCATATTCAGAGTATTTATGTTTATTGTATTTGTTCATGGATTTAACACTTTCGAATTATAAAATTTGAAAGCTTAAAAaacttgctttgaattttaacaCATGAAGGACATTTTTGTCAAAATTAGAGATTTTGTGAGATTTAAAGGGTGAAAAAAGAAGTTCAAATATTTGTGGTTCAACTCAACATAACACAACTTTAAGAAGAGACAGATTTATATTGCAACCTAAACATGTTAGCATAAATTAGTCTTGGAGACTAACGAAAAGGCCAAGCTAAAGTCTGCAAAGCCACAAGGATACAAAAATTTCTAACTGTACAATTAGAGAATTGATTGTGATTCACGAGTATAATTAGGGAGCCGCCTGTTTGGTCTCTTGTACTCGAAGTTGGACGAGAGTTGTCTTTGGAAGACAAAGTAGGTGACGAGGTGTTGTACGTTGTTTACAGTAATTTcttgttactaatattttcatAATTCATTAGTTAGACTTGTTATTAATATTGTATCTGAACAAATTTTCAGAGATGGGTCATTTCCCACTTTCCTCTTATCATCCAGTTTGAAGATGCGCCTAAATACACAGAGGATTGACCTCGTGCGGTCGCTTTTGTTCTGTACAGGGGAAATGATGTGGTCGACCATTCAGAGACTCTTTTGGTCGTATGGTACTAAAATACGTTTGTTTTTGTCCATACGATGGTCAGCTCCATACACGTCAGTTTGACGTCATTTTCTTATACTCCGATTGGATGGGGTGTGAGTAATCTCTTATGTATTTCTATCTGTCTGAGGGAGTTCATTAGTTTGGCTACTTGCAGATTATTTGAGATCTCCCCATGAGTCTGTTCCTCCCACTGTCCTCTATGGAGACCTACAGGCGATACTGAATGATTTTGAGAGCCACCTGATACTAGAGGAGTATCGTCGGGAGACAGCTCCTGTACATTGGGTTTGTGTTGAAGGCTACTTGACATGGTTCTATAGGGTGTCACACTTTATCATGACACTAGACGCTCCTGGAGAACAACCTAGGCCAACTTACTAGGAGGTACTTGAGGTTCGAGATGAGCATGTAGAGAGCATGAAGAAGGTATGTCGGTGTGTAGCAGAGATGGGTAGAGCGGCCATAGAGTCAGAACTATGAGGATGGCAGTCCCCAGTTGTCGCTAATGGAGGGCATAGCTTTCCAAACTATAAAATGTCGTGCAATAAAGGAGGCGGAGGAGGCAGACAGTTAGACATACCCAATAGTTCATAttgaaatgtatttttttttgtattttcttgaTTTGTTTTATTAATGTATGAATTTTTAACcctcatttttttttttaccaaaatttttaaccctcatttaattttaatataacttCATTTTGCTTTGATTTTACATTAATATAAGTTAGCTTCACAAAAATTAAATGTATGGACAATGGTGTTGTTATTGTATAATTCAGGGAGGATTctagagatgcatttctgaaataattCACCACTTGTATTTACTACTCTTTTAAAAACTTTTAGAGGACATTGCTTCTACGAATACACTAAGTACCATGGGAAGATACATCGTCGAACCTTACTTTTGTTTAAAATGAAGTGGATCTTAAAATAGTGCTACTTATTTAGAATGCTACTCAAAgacaatttcaaattttcaagGGTTTAGAAccttatttttgtttaaaatgaaGTGGATCTTAAAATAGTGCTACTTATTTAGAATGCTACTCAAAgacaatttcaaattttcaagGGTTTAGAATGCTACTTATTTAAAGGTCTAATGAGCAATTCCCTAAAACAAACTAACGGAaccttttttcaaattttattataaaaaacagTTTTGAAGTTGTAAAAAATCAAGTAAACCTCATCTTAGCAAACATATTTCATTCCTAAATTGACTTTGACTATAACCTCAAAACCACAGCCACTTGGTCCGAAAAGCGCCTCTTGTTCAGGATCAGAGGTCCATTTTGaagagagaatgagagaaaaaACAAATTTAGTATTCATCTCTTTCTCCTTTAATCAATTAAGATAATATCAAATTAGGTCCACTCATTATGTCAAACTTTTTCCCATGACTTATAGTCAACCTAATTTATGCTAGTATTTTTAGTGAGCAGAATCCAAACATAATCTTAAAAGCATGAATAGACCCACCAGGACTGAGGCTCGTCTCTAGTCAAACATTCTTAGAAAAAGACCCCTGCACACTCCAACTTCAAAGAATTTTCTTATGTTCTCACTTGCCAATGGGAAAGTCCTCTTGAAGGACTAAACACGGTCTTTCTGGTTTGGTATGACTCATAGTGTTTTTCCATTGCCAATGGAGTAATATACTTTTTCCTAGATTACATTCACACTGCCTCAGggcctttaaaaaaattattttaaaaaaaaaacatctctAACGAAACTTGCATTGGTATAGTTGACTGCTAATTAATTAGACCAGACAAAATAGCAAGGCCAAGGAGAAGGGGGTGGAGGATTTAATGAAAATtacctttttcctttcttttcattttatgcTTTTTTGAGAAATTATCTTGTTAAAGGACCTTTTTAAACCTGATTTTTTACAGAACTATTGTACAATTAGTTACACTTCATAGAACCCAGGATCATTCTCGTGTCTGCATTTTCCCGCTGAAAAAAATCCCCCCCACATCAAATAGCTGGAGATGCCTTAGTGTGAGCCTATTCCAACCTCCATATCCTATTTACTTTCCTGGCCGGAGGCAAAAGCCAACGAGCTAATTACTAGCTACGGCATCCGTGATTACCCAAGAGATCCGGTTGTATTTGTCTATACATCAATGCAATCTGCTTCTGCAACTCATCTGGATAGTTAAAACCAGAAAAGATTAGGACCAAGCACTGAATCAGAAAACGAAGACAGTCATCAATTATTTCAGGCAAACGGCTCATTTTGATCATGTAGAAGTGTGTACAACATTCTTCACTAACATCCATACATAGTTATATACACACAAACACAGAATGATGCATACACAAGCACTCGAGATGAAATCAAAATTTCTAATAAATATcaatttataaatattcaattcaatgCAAACCGTAATAATCACACCAAAAAATCTAAAAACCAAACTTATTGCATTGGATAGCATTGGTCTTCAAATCAGTTTTGTATGTACTTTAGACGCTGAGTTCGGGGAGATCACATGTTCAAATCCTAGAAACAGCTGCTATGGCTGTGGAGTTAAGAATGCATACATCTAACCTGAGGTTGTTGTGACGGACATGGATTGGACGGTGGTGCCTCTGCCACACCTTTCTACCCATTTTCAGAACGATAAATAGTGATTGTTTTCCTAAACTTTTTCTGCACCACATCAAAAATAGTGGTGGtcgattgtgattgagttttttatgttaattaaatatttttaaatggtCATCTGATTTGGCAAAATGGAGAATTATAATCAGATGGTAGTGCAAGGCAATTATACACTAACTAACAATGCATATCCTTTAATCTCTCAAGTAAACTATAATAACCTTAGAGATGTGTATACATTTAAATAAATGCGATCAGTTTCCCAaagaaaatgaaatttaaattaaCTCCAATTTTCTctccacattcttatttttcaaccACTGCAAATATACCATGTCTTGCCTCGCCTTCCATTTCATTACCCAGCCCGATGAATATGAACAGAACGGGGAAGAAGATCACAGATGATACCACTCATTCAACTAACCTTATGTTATAATTATATTACACCTACTACTTTTTGTCTGATTGCATGGTACACCTACTACAGTGACCCCTTTTTTCCAATAAATTGACAACCTACCAGTACCTCTAACAGCAGATTTATGTTTAGGACTTCAGGGCCCACATTAACCTCTATATATTCTAAAACCTATAGTAACAGCATCAAAAGCGCCATATTAATGAAGAAAGTGATGTCCTAAACTAATGACAGATCAGAATCACTTGTTACAGGTTTTGGGCAATTTATAAAAGCAAAGTTATGTCACTATCAGCTATAGACAACCAGTAAACCTAAGGAAACAAATGCAAAGAATATAATGTCTCAAAACAGGGTGAAATCCACAATAAAAGTAATACGAGAGAAAACATGCCCTTACCTGATAACTTATAAAACCAACTGCCACAAGAATGCATTGTGATGGACAAATACAAGGGGGGCCATTTGTATTGAGATTTCTTTAGTTTCTATAAGTGGCATGAGAGTAACACGGGTTAACTGGAACCTTGATGCCTTGACTGCAAACGATTGTGTCGTTTTCTCATTAACTCGGCTTCTCTTGCTATCTGGATATCTGAAGGCCAGAAGATTTGACAAAAAACTTTGCAAATAAAGCGAGGTAGCAACCCCACgattattataagcaaaattgttaTCCAATATGTAGGAGACGTTGCCAGATGATAAATAGTCCTGCAATGATTTTGAGGCACATTATATTATAACCTAGGGTATGTCATATATATAACACAGAATACTTATTGTAGAACACGTGTGACTGACCAGTAATTAGGAAAGACAGGTATGGAATCCAATATCACCATGCAACCATATGTAATTACTACGGATCCCCAGACAGCAATATGAGTTATTAATAACCAACGGTTGATGTCCATAGCCAGGTGCACATTTACAAGGATAACAACTGCAATTGTCCACAAGCTTCCCATGCTCCATATATCGATCGAACTATCCTTATAGGTAAACAACGGTGTGTAAAAGAGAACGAGGCTCTGCCATACTGTGTCAAGCATTGTGATCCAAAATAATTGCATATTGTAAGCTTCTTGCCTGTAACCAGTACTATACAGTTTCGGATACTGCAAAAGCGTCCTATGACTCAAGTCTTTGTCCAAAATACCAACAAAAATTGTGGGTACAGATGTGTATAGCACAGAATAGAATACACTACTCCAATCTGTTAATGCAGAAGTTGTAGAAAAAGCCGTGCATAATATATACCTACAGACAAGGAAGACAGTACATTAAAATGGTAAAACTCTCGTAAAACAAATCTGCAACTAATATTAAAATCCAATAACTTCTTTGAGCCCAAAATTTATGATACACCGTATATAGTACCTATGTTGCTAATAATAGCGCAGCAGCAGTGTAACAAAATCCCTAACTTTTTAAATAGCAGTGCCATCGCATTTTGATGGCCACTAGGGTGATTTTGGGGGAAAATCGCAAAATCCCTAACTTTTAAATGAATCTTTAATTTTATTAAGGGTATAATGGTACTGCAAAGCTTCTTCTCCTTGCTCTGTTTCTCTTCAAAGGATTTTATTCAACTCATTCATCTCGCTCGGTTTCTctgtttctccttttcttttcccTTATTTCTCTCTTTCTCAGTTTCTCCTTTTTCCCTGTGTTATATTCTCTTTTTGGTAATAGAGATGCAGAGTTGGAGGTGGAAGAACAAGAGTTTGAATCAAATGACGAACGAGATAACATTAATGTGGAGGAACTTAGAAGTGAAGACGAGGCAGATGCGGATGTGAAAGCATGACTTCAATTACTTTTAAGTTTTAGAACTTGTTTTACTTACTTTTAGAACTTGATTTAGTCATTTGAATACTTGTATAACTTGATTTTGATGGGAACTCGTTATGATGGGAAATGACAGGATGCTAATAATTGTCCCTttaattttgtgtgttttctattTTTGAGTATTTATGAACGTACATTGTCTATTAGTCTTGACCAGTGTTGTTAATATCGGATCGCGGAAAATATCGGATCACCAAAAACCCGATATGAGAAATATCGGATATCGTAACGGGcaaatagcggaaaccatagaggcggttaaaataaatatttatatataatataaaacatgaaacacatataaaagctcctaacataaacaattattaaaaaagtTTTGATGCTTCACTGCCGCTTTCCATACTATAACAAATGTATAAAAACAGAGGGTTTAAGGACTTGAAAACAGAGAACCCAATGGAATGGAATGAAAAGAAACTAGTTTGAGAAAACTAGAAGAAATGAAACCAAAAAACAAAATTGAGAAGAAAACAGAAAGGATATAAGAATTTCCTGGATGAGATGAATGACTAGGAAGAATGAATGTGGAGAAAGAAAATAGTGAAGAGAAATTTATGGTGATGGACTATGACTCCTATTAGTCCTACATATAATCACACCAATTAATATACCTCTTCACATTCACTTCTATTTTTGAGACTACCAAGATTATGTTAATATTCATACAACTCTCCactttattactccctccgtctcacaataggtgtcctctttgcaattttgagacggagggagtattacttTACCTCTTCACATTTTCACTTGATTAGTCTGCACCTCTTCACACTTCACAACCTACTTACTAATTATTACTGGCCACCTCTCCACCTCCTCGTAGCCTACTTTTTCCTTCCACCTCTTCACattcaatatttcaattattatttaatataacttaataaaaaaaatcagataAATATAAATTCTGATATGAACTTCAGAACCGGTATACCGGTATACTAGAAAACGGCCGAAATGCGGAGCGTCGCGAAATTGAAACGGAATATCGGATATCGTATCGGATAGGCAAATTCCGATATGAAAAAACGGTATATCGGCGATATAACCGATATTTAACAACACTGGTCTTGACAACTAGTCAAacagaaataataaaaagaatgtaaaagaaaCTCATAAACACAAGGAAATCAACCATAGTATCCAAAGAAATTCATACATACCAAAATAACATCAACACAAAGACAGCATTGCGGTAGAAGTTGTACAGAACTAAATAACCGACACGCTGGTAATTCCAGTGTCCATGAACAAGAAGTAATCTTTTCAAGAACTGAAATTGTCCCATAGCGAAATCTGATGCCATCACTGCTTGACGTCCTTCCTGCCCACATATTCCAACACCAACATCTGCCATTTGGATCATTGACACATCATTGGCCCCTGTCAAaagtattccaaaaaaaaaaaaaaatttactaagCTTATATCAAGTCAAATCTTATTTTAAAGTGCATCGGTGAATACTAGTTGAAGCTTGATAGCCGCATCTTACTGGAAAACTATAAGTAACCATCAACCGAACCCCCCAAGAAAAATCAAATGCAAATTAAGGGCAATTTTATCCTAGTATAAAGAACTTACCGTCACCTATGGCCAGTGTCATATCATCTGTGCGGCTCTTTATCAGATCAACAATTCCAGCCTTCTGTAAGGGTGCCACACGGCAACAAAGTACAACCTTACAGGAAATTGCAAGGTCAAAAAGCTGTTGCATAGAAAAAGGAAATCAGCTCAAATTTGAACCAGTAGATGTGTACCTCCAACAACTCAAACAGAAAAAGCAAGTTTTAGATGcccaacaaaaatataaaatctaaaaaataaatctTTATTCTAATGTGGAATAATGATTATACCTCTGACTCCAGTTCCTTCTCCAAAATATAAACCAAACTATTCCCATCAATTATGAGTGCCAATGGAGTATCAGTTCCTTCTTCCTTTCCTAGATTCCATTTGGGCAAACTCGTTGACTTTGAACAATTAGGAATATCAAGAGCGCCATGTTCAGCATTGGTTTTATGCTTCAGATTCCGATGCCCTCTACTTGAACATCTCACAGCATATTTGGCTATTGCATCACCCAAAAGATTTCTGCATTCCTCTTCTGAAGTGCCATTTATAACAATTTGCTGCATATCTGCACTGAGAAGTTTGCAGGAAAGACCAATTGAAATTGCCGTCTCTTGTTTATCACCGGTAAGAACCCAGACCTTGATTCCAGCTTGCCGTAGGGACTCAATGGCTTCTGGTACACCCTCTTGCAGCTTGTCCTCAATTCCAGTTGCTCCGAGGAGATTTAAATTGCATTCTATAAGAGCTGCAGTTTGACGTAGTTTAGTAGCTCTGTCAGTTAACGCGGTGCTAGCCTCTCCATACCTGCTTTGCCACTCCTCAAGTTCCGCATCAGAAAGACTTCTAGAGGCAACCACAAGGGTGCGCAAACCTTGTGATGAGTATTCATTCAAATGGCTCTGAGTTGCATTCAATAAGCTACTGTTGCTCTCACTGCCATTTGCCAAAATGCTAAACATTGATGTATCAGCACCTTTGACTAGCACCTTTACCATATTGTCAGGAAACCGAATAACAACGGACATTCTCTTTCGCACACTATCAAATTCGTGCAGGCCTAACACGTCCAACCTATAAACCAGACATGATAAAGTTACTGAGTAATCTAAATATAGCTTACATAAAAAGTACAAAACTGAACTAGAACGTCTAATGTAGATAATAAATTCCCATCAATCATGTATCCCAGCATCATTTAAACAAAATGTAACAAGTAGAAACCCATTGTTTAAACAAAATGTATTAAGAAGTAACCCATCTCAAAGGAAGTCACGATCTACCTGAGTTTCTCACCGTTGATGTCAATAACAATATGTCCAGATGTCCGCTCAAAAAGAGTGTATCCATATGCAGAGGCCGCAGAAACTAGAGCTTGTTCATCAGGGGATTCACCCTGGTAATCAATGCATTCTACATATCCatttgattcacttgttccacaaCCAGAAAATCCGCCATCACTAAGTATAGGAATCACAGTATTACAAGCAGCCAATGTAAGAAAAAACTCATGAGCAGCTATTTTTTCATCTCTATTTGAGTTTCTATGCAGCATGGTCATTAGTTTGGGATCAACTGCAATTTCAGATTTGAGCTTCCATCTCCGTTTCGGAATAACAGTTGTCGTTGCTACAAAACCCAAAACTTGTGATAAGTAAGAGCTATAATTCATTATAAGCTTACAGATGGTTTTTGTTAAGAACTAGTGCGGCTGACATATTCAGACTCAAAGCAAAATATTAAAACTACTGAAGGTTATACATAGCAAATTCATCAATTAAGTATGCAAGCAAGACGAAATTGCGCAAGGGAAACAAAACAGACAGCTAACACATAGGAAGCTTTTGCTCTCATACAATAATTATAGATCAGGTTTTCTATATTTACGTAGCATTAACACTAGTAGGTCCATCTCaggatcaattagaagtagttcAGTAGTTGAACAGGAAATGACAATTAAATATATTGGCACCAGCCTCATTAACCTGTCCAGAAAACTAGCCATTAGCATAAACCAAAGCTAAAAGCATAACTTTTGCATTTCTCAACTTTGCATGAGAAATCAAAATTTCCCCATAATCTCAACCCATAAATATTAAGAATTTCAGTAACAAGAATTTCAAACCGCAACAGCAAGACAAGAGACAATGGCACTACACAGCAACATCAAGCAGTCTAAAGTTACATAATTATATAAAGGGGAGACCAAATACCTGAACTGTTATCAGTAGTAACCAAGGAGCTCCCATAATTCTTCCCATGTACACTAGCCCTCCGGAATTCCATCTTGTTTTCTGTTAGCGTTCCTGTCTTGTCTGAAAATACATAACGTATTTGACCCAAATCttcatttatatttaatgatCTACACTGAAACCTTGATCCAGAGCTAGGGTCATACATATCCATGTCTTCAATCATGAAGTATGACTGACCCAACCTAACCAACTCCATTGTGATGTAAAGAGATATGGGTATCATTATCTGAAACACTATAACAGAACTTAAAAAGGAGAAAAATGTTTCCATTGGTATCCCATAATACTTATATTTCTTTCCATTATCCCGGCCATTGTTGAGGTATGTTTTTCTGTAGTAAGGCAAGGTATCAAGCTGGTCCTTGTGACGTACCAGCCAAAGACACATCCCTATGGCCACAACCATACACATGATGAAAAGAAAAATCGACAACCAAAGGGTTTCTCTATTCATATAACCTTCCAGTCTGCTTCTCTTGGAAGGAGAAGCCGCACTGTTCAGCATGGCTTTTGTTTCCTGACCAGCATAAACCACAACACCAATTATCCAATCTGTGTTCTTCAGTTGGCAACCTCGCAGGACAATGTTTGACTGGCTAAGGGAAAATTTAATTCCATTGAACTCCATATTAGCTGTGAACTCATAAATATTCCGGTTTGGCTGCTCACATCTAATAATCCCAGAAACATCACAAACCTCTGACGATACCATAGAAGCCGTTTCCTGCTTGGCATACCTTGTCTTCAAATTTGATTCTCCATCCAAATTCATCGTCTGAATATAGGCAAGCCCGCTCGGATCACTTGTCCCCAACAAGACCATATCAGCAGGAATGGTCTCATCAGCAAAGATCTTAACAACCTCACCAGCCTGAATCCTTTTCCATATCATGGACCGGAAATCACCGGACTGAAGAACCAAAGACTCACGATTATTCTCATTGTTATCCGACCTATGTCTCCTCCAATCTTCATACCCATCCTTAATAGCAGTAACACAAAGAACAAACAAAAGCGGGAAAAGGGACACCGTCCTCCCAAATACAGCTAAAGGAGGAAGCTGATTGAGTGCAGCAATAGCAAGGAAATACAGATAAGCAACCCTATGGAACTGAATAAATAAATTCTTAGGCAAGAATGTGATAAAAGTATATCTACTAGTTCGAATCTCATTCCCAGTAAACTCATACTTATCATTCGTTTTCTTAGGATCATTTATATAAATCAACCTAGCACTATCCTCATGTAAGATCTGTTCATCAAACTGCACACTTTTATGACGAATCCTACGATTTGTACTTGCTGCAGCTGGCGCTGACGAAGGTAACGAAATCTCAAAGGGCACGGTATTAGCATCATGCAGTTCCATCCCACCCCAGGATCGCAGGCGTCCCCTTTCCTGCGTGGGGCATTCCAAGGGAAACCGCGAATCAGGGTTTTGAAACTCTGTTAAAGCAGGCGATAAAACAGAAACGCTACTGCTGttatttgtgttgttgttgttgttgaatgcagAGTGGAAGCTGCGATCTTTCGCCAACACAACGTCCTGGTGGTGTTCCGCGGTTGGAGGAGTTAATGTTACCTCGTCGAAGAACGAAGTTCGGGATCCCGATCTCCGGCGGTAATGAATCACTGGAGGAACAAGATCTGGTTCGGAGAGCAGTGGTTGATTAGAACTCATGTAGAATTCTCCAACCACATTGGAGAATCCATTTTTACAATCAGAAATATTTAATCACAGAGCTTGATTCTTCCCTGAAATTCAGCGAAATGTTATCGTAGGTGAATAATTTGATAAAATCGAAAGAAAATTACATCGAAATTCGAAAACAGCATGGATGCGTAAGGAATCATGGATCAATTCCATTTCGTTGATGTTTGTTTAATTTTGAAACCCTAATGTACGAtcgtaataataatataataatataataatgataataatgtaAAAATATGCAGAGATACAAAATTGAAGGATGAATCAGAaaagagagatgaaaaagaagaagaacctGAGAAATTGAAATGGGAGAGAGATGGAATCAGGTGTTGCAacggaggagagagagagagggagagaaagagagaggggAGCGGTGAACCACAATTCAATCCTTTGTGTTGCTTTTCCTTTCCTTCACACTTCTCTCTCCTTCCTTTCTCGCCTCTTCCTTTCTACGGGCCACCACCTAACCAACTAATGCCATTACTCACTCTTCCATTtcgttactttttttttttctccTATTTTAAACTTTGCTTTCAAAGggtttttaaatgattaaatgtataatttaataattcattcctataaatatattttatt
The Vicia villosa cultivar HV-30 ecotype Madison, WI linkage group LG6, Vvil1.0, whole genome shotgun sequence genome window above contains:
- the LOC131609472 gene encoding phospholipid-transporting ATPase 1-like; amino-acid sequence: MSSNQPLLSEPDLVPPVIHYRRRSGSRTSFFDEVTLTPPTAEHHQDVVLAKDRSFHSAFNNNNNTNNSSSVSVLSPALTEFQNPDSRFPLECPTQERGRLRSWGGMELHDANTVPFEISLPSSAPAAASTNRRIRHKSVQFDEQILHEDSARLIYINDPKKTNDKYEFTGNEIRTSRYTFITFLPKNLFIQFHRVAYLYFLAIAALNQLPPLAVFGRTVSLFPLLFVLCVTAIKDGYEDWRRHRSDNNENNRESLVLQSGDFRSMIWKRIQAGEVVKIFADETIPADMVLLGTSDPSGLAYIQTMNLDGESNLKTRYAKQETASMVSSEVCDVSGIIRCEQPNRNIYEFTANMEFNGIKFSLSQSNIVLRGCQLKNTDWIIGVVVYAGQETKAMLNSAASPSKRSRLEGYMNRETLWLSIFLFIMCMVVAIGMCLWLVRHKDQLDTLPYYRKTYLNNGRDNGKKYKYYGIPMETFFSFLSSVIVFQIMIPISLYITMELVRLGQSYFMIEDMDMYDPSSGSRFQCRSLNINEDLGQIRYVFSDKTGTLTENKMEFRRASVHGKNYGSSLVTTDNSSATTTVIPKRRWKLKSEIAVDPKLMTMLHRNSNRDEKIAAHEFFLTLAACNTVIPILSDGGFSGCGTSESNGYVECIDYQGESPDEQALVSAASAYGYTLFERTSGHIVIDINGEKLRLDVLGLHEFDSVRKRMSVVIRFPDNMVKVLVKGADTSMFSILANGSESNSSLLNATQSHLNEYSSQGLRTLVVASRSLSDAELEEWQSRYGEASTALTDRATKLRQTAALIECNLNLLGATGIEDKLQEGVPEAIESLRQAGIKVWVLTGDKQETAISIGLSCKLLSADMQQIVINGTSEEECRNLLGDAIAKYAVRCSSRGHRNLKHKTNAEHGALDIPNCSKSTSLPKWNLGKEEGTDTPLALIIDGNSLVYILEKELESELFDLAISCKVVLCCRVAPLQKAGIVDLIKSRTDDMTLAIGDGANDVSMIQMADVGVGICGQEGRQAVMASDFAMGQFQFLKRLLLVHGHWNYQRVGYLVLYNFYRNAVFVLMLFWYILCTAFSTTSALTDWSSVFYSVLYTSVPTIFVGILDKDLSHRTLLQYPKLYSTGYRQEAYNMQLFWITMLDTVWQSLVLFYTPLFTYKDSSIDIWSMGSLWTIAVVILVNVHLAMDINRWLLITHIAVWGSVVITYGCMVILDSIPVFPNYWTIYHLATSPTYWITILLIIIVGLLPRFICKVFCQIFWPSDIQIAREAELMRKRHNRLQSRHQGSS